A genomic window from Paraburkholderia phytofirmans OLGA172 includes:
- a CDS encoding TetR/AcrR family transcriptional regulator, giving the protein MGHSQSDKLRTHERILEVAAKRFRERGIQGVSISEIMEEVGITVGGFYNHFSSMGESNIARRASKATAILAALVGASLLARGTSDGSLAEKLLNAVSAELRFAYLSEVVPSQ; this is encoded by the coding sequence ATGGGACATTCTCAGTCAGATAAGTTACGGACCCACGAGCGTATCCTCGAAGTAGCCGCCAAACGGTTTCGCGAACGGGGAATCCAAGGCGTCAGCATCTCCGAAATAATGGAGGAAGTCGGCATCACAGTTGGCGGTTTCTACAACCATTTCTCGTCCATGGGCGAAAGCAACATCGCCCGGCGCGCCAGTAAGGCAACTGCAATTCTCGCTGCACTTGTGGGTGCATCACTGCTTGCACGAGGAACGTCCGACGGGAGTCTGGCAGAGAAGCTGTTGAACGCTGTCTCGGCCGAGCTTCGCTTCGCCTACCTCTCAGAGGTCGTTCCGTCACAGTG